One genomic window of Nocardioides daphniae includes the following:
- a CDS encoding lipid II:glycine glycyltransferase FemX produces the protein MSSRQLVQPLTLRPVTAADHLAFIRTQPSASFLQVPAWGPVKSEWQHESLGWFRPGADGEEMVGAALVLYRQLPKVKRYLAYLPEGPVLDWASFTDPDARLADWLEPLRDYLKTKGAFGIRIGPPVVTRRWSAAQIKEGVSDPAVRRLDDIAPLERTPTGAAVVSQLHELGWQPQAAEGGFAAGQPQYNFHVPLTVDGRAKTEDEVLKSMNQLWRRNIKKAAKEGVEVTRGTRDDLAAFHALYVHTAERDHFTPRPLAYFEKMWDSLTPEEDDRFVLHLARHEGDLVAATISIRVGQHSWYSYGASSTEKREVRGSNAVQWEMIRSALAAGAAVYDMRGITDTLDADDPHVGLIQFKVGTGGEAVEYVGEWDLPINRAIYAAFQLYMKRR, from the coding sequence GTGTCTTCCCGCCAGCTCGTCCAGCCCCTGACCCTGCGCCCGGTGACCGCGGCCGACCACCTCGCGTTCATCCGCACCCAGCCGTCGGCCTCCTTCCTGCAGGTGCCCGCGTGGGGACCGGTGAAGTCGGAGTGGCAGCACGAGTCGCTCGGCTGGTTCCGCCCCGGAGCCGACGGCGAGGAGATGGTGGGCGCCGCGCTGGTGCTCTACCGCCAGCTGCCCAAGGTCAAGCGCTACCTCGCCTACCTGCCCGAGGGACCGGTCCTCGACTGGGCCTCCTTCACCGACCCCGACGCGCGCCTCGCCGACTGGCTCGAGCCGCTGCGCGACTACCTGAAGACCAAGGGCGCCTTCGGCATCCGCATCGGCCCGCCCGTGGTGACGCGCCGCTGGTCGGCCGCCCAGATCAAGGAGGGCGTCTCCGACCCGGCCGTCCGCCGCCTCGACGACATCGCCCCGCTCGAGCGCACCCCCACCGGCGCCGCGGTCGTCTCCCAGCTCCACGAGCTGGGGTGGCAGCCGCAGGCCGCCGAGGGTGGCTTCGCCGCCGGCCAGCCGCAGTACAACTTCCACGTCCCGCTGACCGTCGACGGGCGCGCCAAGACCGAGGACGAGGTCCTCAAGTCGATGAACCAGCTGTGGCGCCGCAACATCAAGAAGGCCGCCAAGGAGGGCGTCGAGGTCACCCGCGGCACCCGTGACGACCTGGCCGCCTTCCACGCGCTCTACGTGCACACCGCCGAGCGCGACCACTTCACGCCGCGGCCGCTCGCGTACTTCGAGAAGATGTGGGACTCCCTGACCCCGGAGGAGGACGACCGCTTCGTCCTCCACCTGGCCCGCCACGAGGGCGACCTGGTCGCGGCCACCATCTCGATCCGCGTCGGCCAGCACTCCTGGTACTCCTACGGCGCCTCCTCGACCGAGAAGCGCGAGGTCCGCGGCTCCAACGCCGTGCAGTGGGAGATGATCCGCAGCGCACTGGCGGCCGGCGCGGCCGTCTACGACATGCGCGGCATCACCGACACCCTCGACGCCGACGACCCGCACGTGGGGCTCATCCAGTTCAAGGTCGGCACCGGCGGCGAGGCCGTCGAGTACGTCGGCGAGTGGGACCTGCCGATCAACCGCGCGATCTACGCCGCGTTCCAGCTCTACATGAAGAGGCGTTGA
- a CDS encoding transglycosylase domain-containing protein → MTNSRRAPGKAVTRRPGKPKKSAGQRVRRALMWVCALGLIGALGAVAAFLVAYQTIDLPDANAEFKTQTSFVYYDDGEKEIGRYVTQNRVAVPLDDMPQHLQDAVVSAENKTFWTDSGIDPKGILRAAFSNAKAGQTVGGGSTITQQYVKILYLTSEQRITRKVKEAILSLKIQREMSKREILEGYLNTIYFGRGAYGVQAASQAYFGKDVKDINLRQAAVLASVLNSPNALDPANGPEAKAELKERFDYTLRRMAADEAVEAEKARQAAKKLPPSRSSGPSRPRAASAATCSSWSATSSCASATPRRRSSAAACGSPPRSTTR, encoded by the coding sequence GTGACGAACTCCCGTAGAGCCCCCGGCAAGGCGGTCACCCGCCGTCCGGGGAAGCCGAAGAAGTCGGCCGGTCAGCGCGTACGCAGGGCCCTGATGTGGGTCTGCGCCCTCGGACTGATCGGTGCCCTCGGCGCCGTCGCGGCCTTCCTGGTCGCCTACCAGACCATCGACCTGCCGGACGCGAACGCCGAGTTCAAGACCCAGACCTCCTTCGTCTACTACGACGACGGCGAGAAGGAGATCGGGCGCTACGTGACGCAGAACCGTGTCGCGGTGCCGCTGGACGACATGCCGCAGCACCTGCAGGACGCGGTGGTCTCCGCCGAGAACAAGACCTTCTGGACCGACTCCGGCATCGACCCCAAGGGCATCCTGCGCGCCGCCTTCTCCAACGCGAAGGCCGGTCAGACCGTCGGCGGCGGCTCCACGATCACCCAGCAGTACGTGAAGATCCTCTACCTCACCAGCGAGCAGCGGATCACCCGCAAGGTGAAGGAGGCGATTCTCTCGCTCAAGATCCAGCGTGAGATGAGCAAGCGGGAGATCCTCGAGGGCTACCTCAACACCATCTACTTCGGCCGCGGCGCCTACGGCGTGCAGGCCGCATCCCAGGCGTACTTCGGCAAGGACGTCAAGGACATCAACCTGCGCCAGGCCGCCGTGCTGGCCAGCGTGCTCAACAGCCCCAACGCCCTCGACCCGGCCAACGGCCCGGAGGCGAAGGCCGAGCTGAAGGAGCGCTTCGACTACACGCTGCGCCGGATGGCCGCCGACGAGGCCGTCGAGGCGGAGAAGGCGAGGCAGGCGGCCAAGAAGCTGCCCCCTTCCCGAAGCAGCGGGCCCAGTCGGCCCAGGGCGGCCAGCGCGGCCACATGCTCAAGCTGGTCCGCGACGAGCTCCTGCGCCTCGGCTACACCGAGGAGGAGATCGTCGGCGGCGGCCTGCGGGTCACCACCACGCTCAACGACGAGATGA
- a CDS encoding NAD(P)-dependent alcohol dehydrogenase, with the protein MTELDAQAEANEAGERVRALVQREYGGTDVLRVETIAAPSPGPGEVLLDVQAAAIDRGTLHLLTGLPRMARLAVGLRQPKRLVPGLDVAGRVVAVGEGVTRLQVGQQVFGIARGSLTEQAVALETKLALAPAGLAPTECAVLGVSGLTALQALDAARVDAGDHVLVIGASGGVGSFAVKLAVARGARVTAVCSAVKAEAVRSWGADRVVDHAVGDPLAGLSCDAVIDVAGGTSLRRLRRVLTPTGTIVFVGVETGGGWTGGFVRPMFLALRMLAARQRYVMLMARETHVDLERIAEAVAVDGLRPHVHGTVPLEETPRALDELADGRVTGKVAVRVGGAQ; encoded by the coding sequence ATGACAGAGCTGGACGCACAGGCGGAGGCCAACGAGGCGGGCGAGCGGGTCCGTGCGCTGGTGCAGCGGGAGTACGGCGGCACCGACGTGCTCCGCGTCGAGACGATCGCCGCCCCGTCGCCGGGGCCGGGTGAGGTGCTGCTGGACGTGCAGGCCGCCGCCATCGACCGCGGGACGCTGCACCTGCTCACCGGGCTGCCGCGGATGGCTCGCCTGGCCGTGGGGTTGCGGCAGCCCAAGCGGCTGGTCCCGGGGCTGGACGTGGCGGGCCGGGTGGTCGCGGTGGGCGAGGGAGTGACCCGTCTGCAGGTCGGGCAGCAGGTCTTCGGCATCGCCCGGGGGTCGTTGACCGAGCAGGCCGTCGCCCTGGAGACCAAGCTGGCCCTTGCGCCCGCCGGACTCGCGCCGACGGAGTGCGCGGTGCTGGGCGTCTCGGGGCTGACGGCGCTGCAGGCGCTCGACGCCGCCCGGGTCGACGCCGGCGACCACGTCCTGGTCATCGGAGCCTCCGGTGGGGTGGGCAGCTTCGCCGTGAAGCTGGCGGTCGCGCGCGGGGCGCGGGTGACCGCGGTCTGCAGCGCTGTCAAGGCGGAGGCCGTGCGGTCGTGGGGAGCCGACCGGGTCGTCGACCACGCCGTCGGTGACCCGCTGGCCGGGCTGAGCTGCGACGCGGTCATCGACGTCGCGGGAGGCACGTCGCTGCGGCGCCTACGGCGGGTGCTGACCCCCACCGGCACGATCGTCTTCGTGGGTGTCGAGACCGGCGGCGGATGGACGGGCGGCTTCGTACGCCCGATGTTCCTCGCCCTGCGGATGCTCGCTGCGCGGCAGCGCTACGTGATGCTGATGGCGCGGGAGACCCATGTCGACCTGGAGCGCATCGCCGAGGCGGTGGCGGTCGACGGCCTGCGGCCGCACGTGCACGGGACGGTGCCGCTGGAGGAGACGCCCCGCGCGCTCGACGAGTTGGCTGATGGCCGGGTCACCGGCAAGGTCGCGGTCCGCGTGGGTGGTGCCCAGTGA
- a CDS encoding alanine racemase produces the protein MTLTLHVDGPRWRDHLVAVAERTPGMVPVAKGNGYGFGLPRLARRTQWLADRGAAAGHTWGDVLAVGTYDEIGEVASRYDGSILVLTPWRPFGAALDVDPALAHRVIHTVSRAEDLATLLERQPDARYVLELVTSMLRHGMTGRELRGLGGLTARGTLEGVAMHLPLAQGSHLSQVQRLVTDAIAADLPTRTLWVSHLTRSELDRLRTSYSDFTIRPRIGTDLWLGDRGALKVTAQVLDVHAVERGDVFGYRSRTAPKSGHVLVVSGGTAHGIGLEAPSGDQSLKARAATLARGGLDAVGFVRSPYSIGGKQRLFAEPPHMQASMLFLPHGSQVPQVGDEIDVRVRFTATAFDRVEVS, from the coding sequence ATGACCCTGACCCTCCACGTCGACGGCCCCCGCTGGCGCGACCACCTGGTCGCCGTCGCCGAGCGCACCCCCGGCATGGTCCCGGTCGCCAAGGGCAACGGCTACGGCTTCGGCCTCCCCCGCCTCGCCAGGCGTACGCAGTGGCTCGCCGACCGGGGTGCCGCTGCGGGCCACACGTGGGGCGACGTCCTCGCGGTCGGCACGTACGACGAGATCGGCGAGGTGGCCAGCCGCTACGACGGCAGCATCCTGGTGCTGACCCCGTGGCGCCCGTTCGGGGCGGCCCTCGACGTCGACCCGGCGCTCGCGCACCGGGTGATCCACACGGTGAGCCGCGCCGAGGACCTCGCCACGCTGCTGGAGCGCCAGCCCGACGCGCGCTACGTGCTGGAGCTCGTCACCTCGATGCTGCGCCACGGCATGACCGGGCGCGAGCTGCGGGGCCTCGGCGGCCTCACCGCCCGCGGCACCCTCGAGGGCGTCGCCATGCACCTCCCGCTCGCCCAGGGATCGCACCTGTCGCAGGTGCAGCGCCTGGTCACCGACGCGATCGCTGCCGACCTGCCGACCCGCACGCTGTGGGTCAGCCACCTCACGCGCTCCGAGCTCGACCGGTTGCGCACGTCGTACTCCGACTTCACCATCCGTCCGCGCATCGGCACCGACCTGTGGCTGGGTGACCGTGGCGCGCTGAAGGTGACCGCGCAGGTGCTCGACGTGCACGCCGTCGAGCGTGGCGACGTCTTCGGCTACCGCTCGCGCACCGCCCCGAAGAGCGGCCACGTCCTGGTCGTCTCCGGCGGCACCGCGCACGGCATCGGCCTGGAGGCCCCGTCCGGCGACCAGTCCCTGAAGGCGCGCGCGGCCACCCTGGCCCGGGGCGGCCTGGACGCGGTCGGCTTCGTGCGCAGCCCCTACTCGATCGGCGGCAAGCAGCGGCTCTTCGCCGAGCCGCCGCACATGCAGGCCTCGATGCTCTTCCTGCCGCACGGCTCGCAGGTGCCCCAGGTGGGCGACGAGATCGACGTGCGGGTGCGCTTCACGGCCACCGCCTTCGACCGCGTCGAGGTCTCCTGA
- a CDS encoding PadR family transcriptional regulator: MSRRGETIELAVLGLLHEGPLHGYELRRRLNLMLGWGLGRVLSYGSLYPALKKMSRGGLISEDDSVPTLVTGRPRIVYRVTDDGRAAFARLMSEAGPSAWEDDDFGIRFSFFASAPTEIRLRVLEGRRTRLEERLARVRTDLERSPRKADRYASEFHRHRVESVEREVRWLSDLIAAERERQETRGGAGRPEHPQHQTENHAGHHSEHGHAAPGA, from the coding sequence ATGTCACGACGCGGCGAGACGATCGAGCTGGCAGTCCTCGGGCTGCTGCACGAGGGTCCGCTGCACGGGTACGAGCTGCGCCGCCGCCTCAACCTGATGCTGGGGTGGGGTCTCGGGCGAGTGCTCTCGTACGGCTCCCTCTACCCGGCCCTGAAGAAGATGTCGCGCGGCGGCCTGATCAGCGAGGACGACTCCGTCCCCACCCTGGTCACGGGTCGTCCCCGGATCGTCTACCGGGTGACCGACGACGGCCGCGCGGCCTTCGCGCGACTCATGTCGGAGGCGGGACCCTCCGCCTGGGAGGACGACGACTTCGGGATCCGTTTCAGCTTCTTCGCCTCGGCACCCACCGAGATCCGCCTGCGGGTCCTCGAGGGGCGTCGTACGCGGTTGGAGGAGCGTCTGGCACGCGTCCGGACCGACCTGGAACGGTCACCGAGGAAGGCCGACCGCTACGCCTCGGAGTTCCACCGCCACCGCGTCGAGTCCGTCGAGCGCGAGGTCCGTTGGCTCTCCGACCTGATCGCTGCAGAGCGCGAGCGGCAGGAGACCCGGGGTGGGGCCGGCCGGCCGGAGCACCCGCAGCACCAGACAGAGAACCACGCAGGACACCACTCAGAACACGGTCACGCCGCCCCCGGCGCCTGA
- a CDS encoding transglycosylase domain-containing protein gives MLKLVRDELLRLGYTEEEIVGGGLRVTTTLNDEMMKKMAESVVEQRPEGFGDKQLHIGAATVEPGTGRLRAFYGGQDFLQSQINWAATGGMAGSTMKAFTVATAIEEGFSLRDTFQGNSPYVFNGGLKVYNAGEGAADLGSSVSMTTATAKSTNTAFVDMSDSMDDGPRKIYRTMLRAGLPPEEADSEFPGIPMRTGDLTPKDSLITLGKARVSPINMANAYATFANFGERADVHVVAKVVEADGETSFSRKVETRQAIDPEVNADTVYAALEEVVKSGSGTTARGINRPAAGKTGTATAGADRENVHVSSSWFVGFTPQLSTAVMYVRGDGDDKLDDWLPSFYGGRYPTSTWTAIMDRLSEGMEVEDFPEPEFLDGGKSTKNTYTPPSRPQPSQKPSKKPTPTPTPTPTPTPTPTPTPTPTENPTPTPTPTPTPPAPTPTPGGGGGGGGGGQGGPGGPGGGPGRLEPRD, from the coding sequence ATGCTCAAGCTGGTCCGCGACGAGCTCCTGCGCCTCGGCTACACCGAGGAGGAGATCGTCGGCGGCGGCCTGCGGGTCACCACCACGCTCAACGACGAGATGATGAAGAAGATGGCCGAGTCGGTCGTCGAGCAGCGTCCCGAGGGCTTCGGTGACAAGCAGCTCCACATCGGCGCCGCCACCGTCGAGCCGGGCACCGGTCGGCTCCGCGCCTTCTACGGTGGCCAGGACTTCCTCCAGTCGCAGATCAACTGGGCCGCCACCGGCGGCATGGCCGGCTCGACGATGAAGGCCTTCACCGTGGCCACCGCGATCGAGGAAGGCTTCTCGCTGCGCGACACCTTCCAGGGCAACTCCCCGTACGTCTTCAACGGCGGGCTGAAGGTCTACAACGCCGGTGAGGGCGCGGCCGACCTGGGCAGCTCCGTCTCCATGACGACCGCCACCGCGAAGTCGACCAACACCGCCTTCGTCGACATGTCCGACTCCATGGACGACGGCCCGCGCAAGATCTACCGCACGATGCTGCGCGCCGGCCTGCCGCCCGAGGAGGCCGACAGCGAGTTTCCGGGCATCCCGATGCGCACCGGCGACCTCACCCCGAAGGACTCGCTGATCACGCTGGGCAAGGCCCGTGTCAGCCCGATCAACATGGCCAACGCCTACGCCACCTTCGCCAACTTCGGCGAGCGCGCCGACGTGCACGTCGTGGCCAAGGTCGTCGAGGCCGACGGCGAGACCTCCTTCAGCCGCAAGGTCGAGACCCGTCAGGCGATCGACCCCGAGGTCAACGCCGACACCGTCTACGCCGCCCTCGAGGAGGTCGTGAAGAGCGGCTCGGGCACCACTGCCCGCGGCATCAACCGCCCGGCCGCCGGCAAGACCGGCACCGCGACCGCGGGTGCCGACCGCGAGAACGTCCACGTCTCCTCGTCGTGGTTCGTCGGCTTCACGCCGCAGCTCTCGACGGCCGTGATGTACGTCCGTGGTGACGGCGACGACAAGCTCGACGACTGGCTGCCGTCGTTCTACGGCGGCCGCTACCCGACGTCGACCTGGACCGCGATCATGGACCGCCTGAGCGAGGGCATGGAGGTCGAGGACTTCCCGGAGCCGGAGTTCCTCGACGGCGGCAAGTCCACCAAGAACACCTACACCCCGCCGAGCCGGCCGCAGCCGTCGCAGAAGCCGTCGAAGAAGCCGACGCCGACCCCGACGCCCACGCCGACCCCCACCCCGACGCCGACGCCGACGCCGACGCCGACCGAGAACCCGACGCCGACCCCGACGCCGACCCCGACGCCGCCGGCTCCCACGCCGACTCCCGGTGGCGGGGGAGGCGGCGGCGGAGGCGGCCAGGGCGGGCCGGGCGGGCCTGGCGGCGGTCCGGGACGCCTGGAACCCCGGGACTGA
- a CDS encoding TetR/AcrR family transcriptional regulator has protein sequence MAAALDLADSEGISALTIRALASGLGVKPMAIYHHVANKDEILDAIVDAVYAETYLPRPYAPWREELARRTRSVHDALNRHPWALGLMETRKAPGPANLASHEAVLEVLLTAGFSLGATAHAYATLDAFVYGFCLQEVMLDSIDLAGSADDLLAGMNLTGHPRMAQFAAEHVLQPGYAFGDSFEVGLGLVLDGLEQLRRSA, from the coding sequence GTGGCCGCGGCCCTCGACCTGGCCGACTCCGAGGGCATCTCCGCGCTGACGATCCGCGCGCTGGCCTCCGGGCTGGGCGTGAAGCCGATGGCGATCTACCACCACGTGGCGAACAAGGACGAGATCCTCGACGCGATCGTCGACGCGGTCTACGCCGAGACCTACCTGCCGCGGCCCTACGCCCCCTGGCGCGAGGAGCTGGCTCGGCGGACACGGTCCGTCCACGACGCCCTCAACCGGCACCCGTGGGCGCTCGGGCTGATGGAGACCCGCAAGGCACCGGGACCGGCCAACCTGGCCAGCCACGAGGCGGTGCTCGAGGTGCTGCTCACCGCCGGCTTCTCGCTCGGGGCCACGGCCCACGCGTACGCCACGCTCGACGCCTTCGTCTACGGCTTCTGCCTGCAGGAGGTGATGCTCGACTCGATCGACCTGGCCGGCTCCGCCGACGACCTGCTGGCCGGCATGAACCTCACCGGTCACCCGCGGATGGCGCAGTTCGCCGCCGAGCACGTCCTGCAGCCCGGCTACGCCTTCGGCGACTCCTTCGAGGTGGGCCTCGGTCTGGTCCTCGACGGCCTGGAGCAGCTGCGGCGCTCGGCCTGA
- a CDS encoding glycosyltransferase family 87 protein — protein MSESSWVHPTRDDPTVAALSESVGGPMGRRAGRHPWWSPVRVLLLLTALTFAAGMLSKAPCAEEEWQDTTQRYSHMCYSDLPYLYGWRGMSDLHWPYTDDPEVRAEFEVMEYPVGISYWAWGTGIVTWALSGAPDVDDPERDLAREGTVYVAVNAVGFGLVALATTWLLAGVTRRRPWDAAGFALAPTLALTGIMNWDLLAVVFVAGAAWAWARERPVLTGVLIGLGTAVKLYPLFLLGAVLVLCLRNRRWAALASAFSAAVIAWLLANVPALVTGPAEWKVFWTFNSDRGADLGSVWLLAQQWMGPGAWIDVDTINLGSWAFFLLWCAGVLVLGLKAPSTPRFAQLGFLILAGFLLVNKVYSPQYVLWLLPLAVLAHPRWRDLLIWQAGEIFYFAAVWWWLGGFLAPAQGEYSVVYWAAIVLRLAAQLWLVTMVVRGVLDPDEDPVGREEPRETASLRT, from the coding sequence GTGAGTGAGTCGTCGTGGGTGCACCCCACCCGCGACGACCCGACGGTCGCCGCGCTGTCGGAGTCCGTCGGGGGGCCGATGGGCAGACGGGCGGGTCGCCACCCGTGGTGGTCCCCGGTCCGGGTGCTGCTGCTGCTGACCGCGCTCACCTTCGCGGCGGGCATGCTCTCCAAGGCGCCCTGCGCCGAGGAGGAGTGGCAGGACACCACCCAGCGCTACAGCCACATGTGCTACTCCGACCTGCCGTACCTCTACGGCTGGCGCGGCATGTCCGACCTGCACTGGCCCTACACCGACGACCCGGAGGTGCGTGCCGAGTTCGAGGTCATGGAGTATCCCGTCGGGATCTCCTACTGGGCCTGGGGCACCGGCATCGTCACCTGGGCGCTGAGTGGCGCCCCCGACGTCGACGACCCGGAGCGAGACCTGGCTCGCGAGGGCACCGTGTACGTCGCGGTCAACGCGGTCGGCTTCGGCCTGGTGGCGCTGGCCACGACGTGGCTGCTGGCCGGGGTGACCCGCCGCCGACCCTGGGACGCCGCCGGCTTCGCCCTCGCCCCGACGCTGGCGCTCACCGGCATCATGAACTGGGACCTGCTGGCCGTCGTCTTCGTCGCCGGCGCGGCGTGGGCCTGGGCCCGGGAGCGGCCGGTGCTGACCGGGGTGCTGATCGGGCTCGGAACGGCGGTGAAGCTCTACCCGCTCTTCCTGCTGGGTGCCGTGCTCGTGCTCTGCCTGCGCAACCGGCGCTGGGCGGCGCTGGCCAGCGCCTTCTCGGCGGCGGTGATCGCCTGGCTGCTGGCCAACGTGCCGGCGCTGGTCACGGGCCCGGCGGAGTGGAAGGTCTTCTGGACGTTCAACTCCGACCGCGGCGCCGACCTCGGGTCGGTGTGGCTGCTGGCCCAGCAGTGGATGGGCCCGGGCGCCTGGATCGACGTCGACACCATCAACCTCGGGTCGTGGGCCTTCTTCCTGCTCTGGTGCGCCGGGGTGCTGGTGCTGGGGCTCAAGGCCCCGTCGACGCCTCGCTTCGCCCAGCTGGGCTTCCTGATCCTGGCCGGCTTCCTGCTGGTCAACAAGGTCTACTCCCCGCAGTACGTCCTCTGGCTGCTGCCGCTGGCCGTCCTCGCCCACCCCAGGTGGCGCGACCTGCTGATCTGGCAGGCCGGCGAGATCTTCTACTTCGCCGCCGTCTGGTGGTGGCTGGGCGGCTTCCTGGCGCCTGCGCAGGGTGAGTACTCGGTCGTCTACTGGGCCGCGATCGTGCTGCGTCTGGCCGCCCAGCTGTGGCTGGTGACGATGGTCGTGCGCGGGGTGCTGGATCCGGATGAGGACCCGGTAGGACGGGAGGAGCCCCGGGAGACGGCTTCCCTCCGGACCTGA
- a CDS encoding pentapeptide repeat-containing protein, whose protein sequence is MDAVEQLGHTKISVRIGAIYALGHLALHDDQLLDVVDRILSAHLRLVFHEINHDVRPAASPLSDDLGPDPAPSPQARETTSAPQAAFEEATACLRALSMVAEKSPFDGFRLDHVRWPSGTWGPDVRATKVNAPGADLRGVSLCGAELTHADLSNASWAHGALADAVLAGADLSHADLSSADLSNADLSGTDLTGAHLVRADLTGANLTAAYLAHADLTAADLTTVRCEGADLTGADLSHADLTEAELSGADLTGSVVDEATYARHRVELAQWELTDGELRRAQDATTGR, encoded by the coding sequence GTGGATGCCGTCGAACAGCTCGGGCACACGAAGATCTCCGTGCGCATTGGCGCGATCTACGCCCTCGGTCATCTCGCCCTGCACGACGACCAGCTGCTGGACGTGGTCGACCGCATCCTCAGCGCCCACCTGCGCCTGGTCTTCCACGAGATCAACCACGACGTCCGGCCAGCAGCCTCCCCCCTCTCCGACGACCTTGGACCGGACCCGGCTCCCTCACCGCAGGCGAGGGAGACCACCAGTGCGCCCCAGGCCGCGTTCGAGGAGGCCACCGCCTGCTTGCGAGCGCTCAGCATGGTCGCGGAGAAGTCACCGTTCGACGGCTTCCGTCTGGACCACGTGCGCTGGCCGTCAGGGACCTGGGGTCCCGACGTCCGTGCCACCAAGGTCAACGCCCCTGGCGCAGACCTGCGCGGCGTGAGCCTCTGCGGCGCAGAGCTCACCCACGCTGATCTCTCCAACGCCAGCTGGGCCCACGGCGCCCTGGCCGATGCAGTGCTGGCGGGCGCCGACCTGAGTCACGCCGACCTGTCCAGCGCCGACCTGTCCAACGCCGACCTGAGTGGCACCGACCTCACCGGGGCACATCTTGTCCGCGCAGATCTCACCGGGGCCAACCTCACCGCGGCCTATCTGGCGCACGCCGACCTGACGGCAGCGGACCTCACCACGGTCAGGTGCGAGGGAGCCGATCTGACGGGGGCCGACCTCAGCCACGCCGACCTCACCGAGGCGGAGCTGTCCGGAGCCGACCTCACCGGGTCTGTGGTGGACGAGGCCACCTACGCCAGGCACAGGGTGGAGTTGGCCCAGTGGGAGCTCACGGACGGCGAGCTCCGGCGTGCCCAGGACGCGACCACAGGTCGTTGA
- a CDS encoding CCA tRNA nucleotidyltransferase, with protein sequence MVEIQQAVGAELDRISEVIDPLGERFAAAGHELFLVGGPVRDAMLGRLQNDLDFTTSARPDETERLLKGWADATWDMGRAFGTIGCRKGDWQVEITTYRAESYDPDSRKPEVDFGDSLAGDLGRRDFTVNAMAVAVPGRAFEDPHHGVVDLAQRVLRTPGRPQDSFSDDPLRMMRAARFAAQLGFDVAPEVVEAMKEMAPRIEIISAERVRDELVKLICAPWPRRGLTLLVETGLAELVLPELPALALERDEHHRHKDVYEHTLTVLEQTIDQEDRLGGPDFVARFAALMHDVGKPRTRKFVEDGTVTFHHHDVVGAKITRKRMKALRFSNDEIDAVSKLVELHLRFHGYGSGEWTDSAVRRYVRDAGDQLERLHILTRADCTTRNARKAARLRRTYDELEARIAHLAEKEEMDAVRPDLDGTQIMEILGLKPGREVGEAYKFLLELRLDEGPQSPEAAEAALRTWWEQRAQG encoded by the coding sequence ATGGTCGAGATCCAGCAGGCCGTCGGCGCGGAGCTGGACCGGATCAGCGAGGTCATCGATCCGCTGGGCGAGCGGTTCGCCGCCGCCGGCCACGAGCTCTTCCTGGTCGGCGGCCCGGTGCGCGACGCCATGCTCGGCCGCCTGCAGAACGACCTCGACTTCACCACCTCGGCCCGACCCGACGAGACCGAGCGGCTGCTGAAGGGCTGGGCCGACGCCACCTGGGACATGGGCCGCGCCTTCGGCACCATCGGCTGCCGCAAGGGCGACTGGCAGGTCGAGATCACGACGTACCGCGCCGAGTCCTACGACCCCGACTCCCGCAAGCCCGAGGTCGACTTCGGTGACAGCCTGGCCGGCGACCTGGGCCGCCGCGACTTCACCGTCAACGCGATGGCGGTCGCCGTCCCGGGTCGCGCCTTCGAGGACCCGCACCACGGCGTGGTCGACCTGGCGCAGCGCGTGCTCCGCACGCCGGGCCGTCCGCAGGACTCCTTCTCCGACGACCCGCTGCGGATGATGCGGGCCGCCCGCTTCGCCGCCCAGCTCGGCTTCGACGTCGCCCCCGAGGTGGTCGAGGCGATGAAGGAGATGGCCCCGCGCATCGAGATCATCTCCGCCGAGCGGGTCCGTGACGAGCTGGTGAAGCTGATCTGCGCGCCCTGGCCGCGCCGCGGGCTGACCCTGCTGGTGGAGACCGGGCTGGCCGAGCTGGTGCTGCCCGAGCTGCCGGCGCTGGCGCTGGAGCGCGACGAGCACCACCGCCACAAGGACGTCTACGAGCACACGCTGACCGTGCTCGAGCAGACCATCGACCAGGAGGACCGTCTCGGCGGACCCGACTTCGTGGCCCGCTTCGCCGCCCTGATGCACGACGTGGGCAAGCCGCGCACGCGCAAGTTCGTCGAGGACGGCACCGTCACCTTCCACCACCACGACGTGGTCGGCGCCAAGATCACCCGCAAGCGGATGAAGGCGCTGCGCTTCTCCAACGACGAGATCGACGCGGTCAGCAAGCTGGTCGAGCTGCACCTGCGCTTCCACGGCTACGGCAGCGGGGAGTGGACCGACTCCGCCGTGCGCCGCTACGTGCGTGACGCCGGCGACCAGCTCGAGCGCCTCCACATCCTCACCCGCGCCGACTGCACCACGCGCAACGCGCGCAAGGCGGCGCGGCTGCGCCGGACGTACGACGAGCTCGAGGCCCGCATCGCCCACCTCGCCGAGAAGGAGGAGATGGACGCCGTGCGTCCGGACCTCGACGGCACCCAGATCATGGAGATCCTCGGGCTCAAGCCCGGGCGTGAGGTCGGCGAGGCCTACAAGTTCCTGCTGGAGCTGCGCCTCGACGAGGGGCCGCAGAGCCCCGAGGCGGCCGAGGCTGCGCTGCGTACGTGGTGGGAGCAGCGCGCGCAGGGGTAG